The following coding sequences lie in one Flavobacterium sp. 20NA77.7 genomic window:
- a CDS encoding Lrp/AsnC family transcriptional regulator — MSKFRLDEVDHQILDMLIDNTRIPFTDIAKKLLISAGTVHVRVKKMEDAGIIQGSSLTLDYEKLGYSFIAYVGVFLQSTSQTKFVLERINEIPFVTVASVTTGKFNIFCKIRARDTSHAKEVIFQIDDIDGVYRTETMISLEESINDKKRLMHTIFKEL, encoded by the coding sequence ATGAGTAAGTTTCGTTTAGATGAAGTAGATCATCAAATTTTAGACATGTTGATTGACAATACGAGAATCCCCTTTACTGATATTGCAAAAAAATTATTGATTTCTGCAGGTACGGTACATGTAAGAGTAAAAAAAATGGAAGATGCAGGAATTATTCAAGGTTCATCATTAACACTTGATTATGAAAAGCTTGGCTATTCTTTTATTGCGTATGTAGGTGTGTTTTTGCAAAGTACTTCACAAACAAAATTTGTATTGGAGCGTATCAATGAAATACCATTTGTTACTGTTGCTTCTGTAACAACGGGTAAGTTTAATATTTTTTGTAAAATAAGAGCAAGGGATACAAGTCATGCAAAAGAAGTTATTTTCCAAATTGACGATATCGACGGCGTATATAGAACAGAAACTATGATTTCGTTAGAAGAAAGTATTAACGATAAAAAACGTTTGATGCACACGATTTTTAAAGAACTATAA
- a CDS encoding DinB family protein, translating to MENLQENEYVSYQMNYIKLVEEGNIVKGLIEQKEKMILFFNSIPVFKQTFCYEKGKWTIKDILLHLIDAERIFAYRALRIARNDSTALSGFDENEYVITANANEREFESLLNEYVAVRNATISLFTNFSESDLLKTGIASNASISVRGIGYCILGHELHHRNIILERYL from the coding sequence ATGGAAAATTTACAAGAAAATGAATATGTTTCCTACCAAATGAATTATATTAAATTGGTAGAAGAAGGAAATATTGTAAAAGGATTAATTGAACAAAAGGAAAAAATGATTCTTTTTTTTAATTCAATTCCTGTTTTTAAACAAACATTTTGTTATGAAAAGGGTAAATGGACTATAAAAGATATTCTTTTACATTTAATTGATGCAGAACGAATTTTTGCATATCGAGCTTTACGTATTGCTAGAAACGATTCAACTGCTTTATCTGGGTTTGATGAAAATGAGTATGTGATTACTGCAAATGCAAATGAACGAGAATTTGAGAGCTTATTAAACGAGTATGTTGCTGTTAGAAATGCTACAATAAGTCTTTTTACTAATTTTTCAGAATCTGATTTATTAAAAACAGGAATTGCTTCAAATGCAAGTATATCTGTTAGAGGAATTGGATATTGTATTTTAGGACATGAATTACATCATAGAAATATTATTTTAGAACGTTATTTATAA
- a CDS encoding M14 family zinc carboxypeptidase, with protein sequence MENNLQLATANLYSKCKGRYLTLETIQTFCAGLSTKFVIEIIGNSVLNQPIVAVKFGNGPRKILIWSQMHGNEATSTKGLLDYLNYLNTDVNAYTTLSNQFTVVVVPLLNPDGAKQYTRENANGVDLNRDAFECTQPESIVLRNLVHQFQPDYCFNLHDQRTLFGLLESKKPATISFLTAAYDESRLFNATRESAAKVIVAMHQELERYIPGQVGRFDDSFNINCTGDYFTSKEIPTILFEAGHFQDDYDREEVRKFVFISLKTAFYCIYENVVVNNIIEKYLDIYENNKCFADIIFKNVKIIENNVEKIINFAVNYKEVLFDNSVIFEARIIEFDSNSCFMGHKEIDAKEKLFKASYGGIPKVGEKADFYLANIEFVNGEAK encoded by the coding sequence ATGGAAAATAATTTACAACTAGCTACAGCTAATTTATATTCTAAGTGTAAAGGTCGTTACCTCACTCTTGAAACTATTCAAACATTTTGTGCTGGTTTATCAACAAAATTCGTCATTGAAATCATTGGGAATTCAGTTTTGAATCAACCTATAGTTGCTGTAAAGTTTGGAAATGGACCACGTAAAATCCTTATTTGGTCTCAAATGCACGGTAATGAAGCAACCTCAACAAAAGGATTATTAGATTATTTGAATTACTTAAATACTGATGTTAATGCCTATACTACTCTTTCCAATCAGTTTACGGTAGTGGTGGTTCCTCTTCTTAATCCAGATGGAGCAAAGCAATACACTAGAGAAAATGCAAATGGTGTGGATCTAAATAGGGATGCTTTTGAATGCACACAGCCCGAGAGTATCGTTTTGCGAAATCTAGTTCATCAATTTCAGCCTGATTATTGTTTTAATCTTCATGACCAACGTACGTTATTTGGTTTGCTAGAATCAAAAAAACCTGCGACTATTTCGTTTTTAACTGCTGCATATGATGAGTCAAGACTATTTAATGCAACTCGCGAATCTGCGGCTAAAGTGATAGTTGCTATGCATCAAGAATTAGAGCGTTATATACCAGGTCAAGTAGGAAGATTTGACGATTCATTTAACATTAATTGTACGGGAGATTATTTTACCTCTAAAGAAATTCCTACTATTTTGTTTGAAGCAGGGCATTTTCAAGACGATTATGATAGAGAAGAGGTTAGGAAATTTGTATTTATTTCATTAAAAACAGCTTTTTATTGCATATACGAAAACGTTGTAGTAAACAATATTATTGAAAAATATTTGGATATTTATGAAAATAACAAATGTTTTGCTGATATAATTTTTAAAAATGTTAAAATTATTGAGAATAATGTAGAAAAAATCATTAACTTTGCCGTTAACTACAAAGAAGTACTTTTTGATAATTCTGTAATTTTTGAAGCAAGAATAATAGAATTTGATAGTAATAGTTGTTTTATGGGGCATAAAGAGATTGATGCTAAAGAAAAACTATTTAAAGCTTCTTATGGAGGTATCCCCAAAGTTGGCGAAAAAGCTGATTTTTACTTGGCAAATATTGAATTTGTCAATGGAGAGGCTAAATAA